The Bacillus carboniphilus genome contains a region encoding:
- the rfbC gene encoding dTDP-4-dehydrorhamnose 3,5-epimerase, whose amino-acid sequence MKLTDTKLQGVWIVEPCVYGDHRGWFFEIYNQEVFEKMGVDVSFVQDNHSFSAQKGTIRGLHYQLNPMAQAKLVRCSKGAIFDVAIDIRRGSPTYGQWFGVELNEENKRQLFVSQGFAHGFQTLTEDVEVQYKVDQFWTPELDRVISWNDPTLNITWDLEKEPTLSQKDQVAPLLVEAENNFIYEEM is encoded by the coding sequence ATGAAGCTTACGGATACTAAACTACAAGGTGTGTGGATAGTCGAGCCTTGTGTGTATGGTGATCATCGTGGTTGGTTTTTCGAAATCTATAATCAAGAGGTTTTTGAAAAAATGGGCGTAGATGTCTCGTTTGTACAAGATAATCATTCTTTTTCCGCCCAAAAAGGCACGATTAGAGGGCTACATTATCAACTGAACCCTATGGCACAAGCGAAACTGGTTCGTTGTAGTAAAGGGGCCATTTTTGATGTCGCCATTGATATTCGCAGAGGAAGTCCTACTTATGGTCAATGGTTTGGGGTGGAATTGAATGAAGAAAACAAGCGACAGCTCTTTGTTTCGCAAGGGTTTGCCCATGGCTTTCAAACGCTAACAGAAGATGTAGAAGTTCAATATAAAGTCGATCAGTTTTGGACACCAGAGCTTGATCGAGTCATAAGTTGGAATGACCCTACTCTTAATATTACGTGGGATCTGGAAAAGGAACCGACGTTATCACAGAAAGATCAGGTTGCTCCATTGTTGGTTGAGGCAGAAAATAATTTTATTTACGAAGAGATGTAA
- the rfbB gene encoding dTDP-glucose 4,6-dehydratase, producing the protein MTRKKILITGGAGFIGGNLVHYFLDQYRNYDIINVDLLTYAGELTKHQHIQSSDQYEFVQANIADNKAMRALFHEKKPNYVIHCAAESHVDRSIENPQAFVYTNVIGTQILLEAAKKVQVEKFIHVSTDEVYGELPKEGAELFTEETPLRPNSPYSASKASSDLLVRAYCETYGFPAVITRCSNNYGPFHLPEKLIPLTISRVMNNQEVPVYGDGKNIRDWLHVYDHCSAIDTVLHHGEIGQVYNIGSNNERTNLDVVKTIIKELNKSETLIEFVEDRPGHDERYAIDASKLKKLGWKPKFIFEEGIVQTIQWYMKNGRWWEQFEIK; encoded by the coding sequence ATGACAAGAAAGAAAATCTTGATAACCGGTGGCGCTGGGTTCATTGGTGGTAATTTAGTTCATTACTTTCTTGATCAATATCGTAATTATGACATTATTAATGTTGATTTATTGACGTATGCAGGTGAACTGACAAAGCATCAACATATTCAAAGTAGCGATCAATATGAATTTGTCCAAGCAAATATTGCGGATAATAAAGCAATGAGGGCTTTATTTCATGAAAAAAAACCTAATTACGTTATTCATTGTGCGGCTGAAAGTCATGTTGATCGTTCAATTGAAAACCCACAAGCCTTTGTCTACACAAATGTAATAGGAACGCAAATTTTATTAGAGGCAGCTAAAAAGGTTCAGGTTGAAAAGTTTATCCATGTGTCTACAGATGAAGTGTACGGGGAATTGCCGAAAGAAGGTGCGGAGCTTTTTACAGAAGAAACGCCTTTGAGACCAAATAGCCCTTATAGTGCATCTAAAGCATCGAGTGACTTATTAGTTCGAGCTTATTGTGAAACGTACGGGTTTCCGGCAGTGATCACTCGTTGCTCAAACAACTATGGTCCTTTTCATCTTCCTGAAAAGCTAATTCCTCTTACGATTTCACGTGTCATGAACAATCAGGAGGTCCCTGTTTATGGTGATGGAAAAAATATTCGGGATTGGCTTCATGTGTATGATCATTGTTCGGCCATTGATACCGTATTGCATCATGGAGAAATAGGTCAAGTGTATAACATTGGTAGTAACAATGAACGAACGAACCTTGATGTGGTCAAAACCATAATCAAAGAGTTAAATAAATCAGAGACTTTAATTGAATTTGTAGAAGATCGCCCAGGTCATGACGAACGTTATGCGATTGATGCGTCCAAATTAAAAAAGCTAGGCTGGAAGCCCAAATTTATTTTTGAAGAAGGAATTGTGCAAACTATTCAATGGTATATGAAAAACGGTCGTTGGTGGGAACAATTTGAAATAAAATGA
- the rfbA gene encoding glucose-1-phosphate thymidylyltransferase RfbA, with protein sequence MKGIVLAGGSGTRLFPLTLVTSKQLLPIYDKPMIYYPLSTLMLAGIQDILIISTPEDTPRFQNLLNDGSQFGLSLQYKVQPRPDGLAQAFLLAEEFINGDSVAMILGDNIYYGSGIRKKLINAATKEKGATIFAHHVHDPMRFGVVAFDENGKVSSVEEKPKEPKSNYAITGLYFYDERVVDIAKSVKPSARGELEITSINEVYLDVGQLEVELLGRGYTWIDAGTHESLVEATNFVRTIEEHQDVKIAALEEIAFINGWITKDQLLKCGEKLQKTPYGHYLLRVAQGELKY encoded by the coding sequence ATGAAAGGGATTGTATTAGCAGGAGGAAGCGGAACGAGGCTTTTTCCATTAACGCTTGTAACGAGTAAACAGCTCTTGCCAATTTATGATAAGCCGATGATTTATTATCCTTTGTCAACATTAATGCTTGCTGGCATACAAGATATATTAATTATCTCGACACCAGAAGATACCCCGCGCTTTCAAAACCTACTCAATGATGGTTCCCAATTCGGTTTATCCCTTCAATATAAAGTTCAACCTCGTCCAGATGGTCTTGCTCAAGCGTTTTTATTAGCGGAAGAGTTTATTAACGGTGATTCTGTAGCGATGATTTTAGGAGATAACATTTACTATGGAAGTGGGATTCGAAAAAAGCTCATCAACGCTGCTACTAAAGAAAAAGGAGCAACGATCTTTGCTCACCATGTTCATGATCCTATGCGGTTTGGTGTGGTTGCTTTTGATGAAAATGGAAAGGTTTCAAGTGTAGAGGAAAAACCAAAAGAACCGAAATCAAACTATGCGATAACAGGTTTGTATTTTTATGATGAACGAGTAGTAGATATAGCTAAAAGTGTGAAGCCTTCTGCTCGAGGAGAGCTTGAAATTACTTCTATAAATGAGGTCTATTTAGATGTTGGTCAGTTAGAAGTAGAATTGTTAGGTAGGGGTTACACGTGGATTGACGCAGGAACACATGAAAGTTTGGTGGAGGCGACAAATTTCGTGAGAACCATTGAGGAGCATCAAGACGTGAAAATAGCCGCCCTAGAAGAAATTGCGTTTATCAATGGCTGGATTACAAAAGATCAGCTATTAAAATGCGGGGAAAAATTACAAAAAACTCCTTATGGGCATTATTTATTAAGAGTGGCTCAAGGAGAGTTAAAATATTAA
- the sph gene encoding sphingomyelin phosphodiesterase: protein MQLKKLIITCILFITAFSSLPTYSSANTATNSTKILQHNVFLLPSYITRWGQSERAKLIGEADYMKGQDAIILNELFDNSASSTLLEKLKDEYPHQTSILGRSKDGWDQTLGDYSNFVPEDGGVAIISKWPIEEKIQYVYESACGSDKFANKGFVYIKMNQSGEYKHIIGTHAQADDTGCGEGEDATVRHNQFKEIAKFIESKQIPEDEMLIIGGDFNVIKDNTEEYDSMLKTLNVTEPKYTGHTSTWDPETNAIAEYDYPDFAPQHLDYIFVSSGHKHPSTWINEVLNIKSPPWTAVFNEYNEYSDHYPIAAYSN from the coding sequence ATTCAATTGAAAAAACTAATCATAACATGTATTCTATTTATTACCGCTTTTTCATCCTTACCAACCTACTCGTCTGCCAATACGGCAACAAACTCGACTAAAATCCTTCAACACAATGTATTTTTACTTCCCAGCTATATAACTCGTTGGGGACAATCTGAACGTGCTAAATTAATTGGCGAAGCCGACTATATGAAAGGGCAAGATGCCATTATTTTAAATGAATTATTTGATAATAGTGCATCAAGCACATTACTTGAAAAACTTAAGGATGAATATCCACACCAAACCTCTATTTTAGGAAGAAGTAAAGATGGTTGGGACCAAACACTAGGTGATTACTCTAATTTTGTTCCTGAAGACGGTGGTGTCGCAATTATAAGCAAGTGGCCTATTGAAGAGAAAATACAATATGTTTATGAAAGTGCTTGTGGATCTGATAAGTTTGCCAACAAAGGATTTGTCTACATTAAGATGAATCAAAGTGGTGAGTACAAACATATTATCGGAACCCATGCCCAAGCAGATGACACAGGTTGTGGTGAAGGAGAAGACGCAACTGTACGTCACAACCAGTTTAAAGAAATTGCGAAATTTATTGAGTCAAAACAAATCCCAGAAGATGAAATGTTGATTATTGGAGGAGACTTTAACGTTATAAAAGACAATACGGAAGAATATGATTCTATGCTAAAAACACTAAATGTTACAGAGCCAAAATACACCGGTCATACTTCTACATGGGATCCTGAGACGAATGCCATTGCCGAATACGATTATCCTGATTTTGCCCCACAGCATTTAGATTATATCTTTGTTTCAAGCGGTCATAAACATCCTTCTACATGGATAAACGAGGTATTAAATATTAAGTCCCCTCCGTGGACAGCGGTATTTAACGAATATAATGAGTATTCTGATCATTATCCTATAGCTGCTTACTCAAACTAA